Proteins from one Thioflavicoccus mobilis 8321 genomic window:
- a CDS encoding sirohydrochlorin chelatase, with product MTTDADLAKPTILLLDNGSLRADATRGLRHLATELARRTGEPIHPVSLLHSDRIRPEELDGIAAETLDPFLRRHLEAGGRRFVVLPLFFGPSSTLTRLVPHRVAALTEVFGPVTVETAQPLCPLPAGEARLAAILHDNLTRTAARAGEPLRRVILVDHGSPLPEVTAVRRWLANTLRARLGSAVTVEEAVMERRPEQAYDFNGELLEQRLERLARRDPTTPVFLSLLFIGPGRHAGAGGDIDTIRHGVARHHRGFRTLRTELVGAHPDLVEILSDRLHDALHRVRAPTIGSAPGRL from the coding sequence ATGACGACTGACGCCGATCTTGCCAAACCCACCATCCTGCTGCTCGACAACGGCTCGCTGCGGGCCGATGCGACCCGCGGCCTGCGGCACCTCGCCACCGAACTCGCCCGGCGGACCGGCGAGCCGATCCATCCAGTCTCGCTACTGCACTCGGATAGGATCCGGCCCGAGGAGCTCGACGGTATCGCGGCGGAGACCCTGGATCCATTCCTGCGCCGTCACCTCGAGGCCGGTGGGCGACGCTTCGTCGTCCTGCCCCTCTTCTTCGGCCCGAGCTCGACGCTGACACGGCTGGTCCCCCACCGCGTTGCGGCCCTCACCGAGGTGTTCGGCCCTGTCACCGTCGAGACGGCCCAGCCGCTCTGTCCATTGCCGGCCGGCGAGGCGCGCCTCGCCGCGATCCTGCATGACAATCTGACCCGAACCGCCGCCCGGGCCGGGGAGCCCCTGCGTCGTGTCATCCTCGTCGACCATGGCTCGCCGCTTCCCGAGGTCACGGCCGTGCGCCGCTGGCTCGCGAACACCTTGCGCGCGAGGCTCGGGTCGGCCGTCACCGTGGAGGAGGCGGTCATGGAGCGGCGTCCCGAGCAGGCCTACGACTTCAACGGCGAACTGCTCGAACAGCGCCTCGAACGCCTGGCGCGCCGAGACCCGACGACCCCCGTGTTCCTCTCGCTCCTGTTCATCGGCCCCGGCCGTCATGCCGGGGCCGGGGGCGACATCGATACGATCCGCCACGGCGTCGCGCGGCACCATCGGGGCTTTCGCACGCTCCGCACCGAGCTCGTCGGCGCACACCCGGACCTCGTCGAGATTCTCAGCGACCGGCTGCACGACGCCCTCCACCGGGTACGGGCACCGACTATTGGTTCGGCGCCAGGGCGCTTGTAG
- a CDS encoding DUF484 family protein, with the protein MSSGPATEADAAEPLDSAAVAAYLSANPEFFVEHPDLLAQLRIPHPTRGAVSLIEHQVAVLRERLEREQRRLAHLIARARDYEDLSDRLHALTLRLIAARDLQRARTVLDEALRSAFNAEAVTLKLFSLDADALAQDPLATAFLEFVDRPHALCGPIELERNQALFAEQSEGIACAALIPIHAEPHFGVLAIGSRDPERFRADMGTELLDRLGQIVSQQLLVLFHHRHD; encoded by the coding sequence GTGAGCTCCGGCCCAGCGACCGAGGCGGACGCCGCCGAGCCGCTCGACAGCGCGGCCGTCGCCGCCTACCTCAGCGCCAATCCGGAGTTCTTCGTCGAGCACCCGGATCTGCTCGCCCAGCTGCGCATCCCCCACCCGACCCGTGGCGCCGTCTCGCTGATCGAGCACCAGGTCGCCGTCCTGCGCGAGCGCCTCGAGCGCGAGCAACGGCGGCTTGCCCACCTCATCGCCCGGGCCCGCGACTACGAGGATCTCTCCGATCGGCTCCACGCGCTGACGCTGCGCCTGATCGCCGCCCGGGACCTTCAGCGCGCCCGCACCGTCCTCGACGAGGCGCTACGCAGCGCCTTCAACGCCGAGGCGGTGACGCTCAAGCTCTTCTCGCTCGACGCCGACGCCCTCGCCCAGGACCCGCTGGCCACCGCCTTCCTGGAGTTCGTCGACCGGCCCCACGCCCTGTGCGGTCCGATCGAGCTCGAGCGCAACCAGGCACTTTTCGCCGAGCAGAGCGAAGGCATCGCCTGCGCCGCCCTGATCCCGATCCATGCCGAACCCCACTTCGGCGTGCTCGCGATCGGTAGCCGCGACCCGGAACGCTTCCGCGCCGACATGGGTACCGAACTGCTCGACCGGCTCGGCCAGATCGTCAGCCAACAGCTCCTCGTCCTCTTCCACCACCGGCATGACTGA
- the hslU gene encoding ATP-dependent protease ATPase subunit HslU, with translation MSNITPQRIVAELNKHIVGQDEAKRAVAIALRNRWRRAQIDEPMRSEITPKNILMIGPTGVGKTEIARRLARLANAPFIKVEATKFTEVGYVGRDVESIIRDLIESAIKMVREQEMARLSDTAEAAAEERVLDILLPPPSSFEQDSLSKTASPSTREKLRERLRAGALDEREIEVEVSSAALGVEIMAPPGMEEMTSQLQNLFQDMGRGRTKRRKLKIRDAIKLLRDEEAAKRLNEEDIKLRAVDLVEQAGIVFLDEIDKVTRRTEQTGGADVSREGVQRDLLPLVEGTTVSTKYGMVRTDHILFIASGAFHLAKPSDLIPELQGRLPIRVELKALTTEDFVRILTEPDASLTDQYQALLATEGVGLEFTDDGLERIAEVAWQVNERTENIGARRLHTVMERLLEDVSFNAAELDRVTVTVTAAYVDQNLSELAADEDLSRYIL, from the coding sequence ATGTCGAATATCACCCCCCAACGCATCGTCGCCGAACTCAACAAACACATCGTCGGTCAGGACGAGGCCAAGCGGGCCGTCGCCATCGCGCTGCGCAACCGCTGGCGCCGCGCCCAGATCGACGAACCGATGCGCTCGGAGATCACGCCGAAGAACATCCTGATGATCGGTCCGACCGGCGTCGGCAAGACCGAGATCGCACGCCGCCTGGCGCGACTCGCCAACGCCCCCTTCATCAAGGTCGAGGCGACCAAGTTCACCGAGGTCGGCTATGTCGGCCGCGACGTCGAGTCGATCATCCGCGACCTGATCGAGAGCGCGATCAAGATGGTCCGCGAGCAGGAGATGGCCCGGCTCTCCGACACCGCCGAGGCGGCCGCCGAGGAACGCGTCCTAGACATCTTGCTGCCTCCCCCATCCAGCTTCGAGCAAGACAGCTTGAGCAAGACGGCCTCGCCGAGCACGCGCGAGAAACTGCGCGAGCGCCTGCGGGCCGGGGCCCTCGACGAGCGCGAGATCGAGGTCGAGGTAAGCTCCGCGGCCCTCGGCGTCGAGATCATGGCCCCACCCGGCATGGAAGAGATGACCAGCCAGCTTCAGAACCTCTTCCAGGACATGGGCCGAGGCCGTACCAAGCGGCGCAAGCTCAAGATCCGCGACGCAATCAAGTTGCTGCGCGACGAGGAGGCGGCGAAGCGGCTCAACGAGGAAGACATCAAGCTGCGCGCTGTCGACCTGGTCGAGCAAGCCGGCATCGTCTTCCTTGACGAGATCGACAAGGTGACGCGCCGTACCGAGCAGACCGGCGGCGCCGATGTGTCGCGCGAAGGCGTGCAGCGCGACCTGCTACCGCTGGTCGAGGGCACGACCGTCTCGACCAAGTACGGCATGGTGCGCACCGATCACATCCTATTCATCGCCTCGGGGGCCTTCCACCTCGCCAAGCCCTCCGACCTGATCCCCGAGCTGCAGGGCCGCCTGCCGATCCGCGTCGAACTCAAGGCCCTGACCACCGAGGACTTCGTGCGCATCCTGACCGAGCCGGATGCCTCGCTGACCGACCAGTATCAAGCCCTGCTCGCGACCGAAGGGGTCGGTCTGGAGTTCACCGACGACGGCCTCGAGCGCATCGCCGAAGTCGCCTGGCAGGTCAACGAGCGCACCGAAAACATCGGCGCGCGCCGCCTGCACACGGTGATGGAACGGCTCCTGGAGGACGTCTCCTTCAACGCCGCCGAGCTCGACCGTGTGACCGTCACGGTGACGGCCGCCTACGTGGACCAGAACCTCTCCGAGCTCGCAGCCGACGAAGACCTTTCGCGCTACATCCTCTAA
- a CDS encoding class I SAM-dependent methyltransferase, with product MLTPDQLARLRQDIVFTAELGGHPMTLHSTWGLFSPREIDEGTRLLLAHLEVEPQADCLDLGCGYGPLGLALAARAPQGHTLMVDKDFVAVDYANGNAARNGLANAQARLSNGFDQIDPEERFDLIASNVPAKVGKELLALLLHDARARLRPGGRLYLVTINGLRQYIKRNLIEVFGNYDKLKQGAHYTVALARRE from the coding sequence ATGTTGACCCCGGACCAGCTCGCCCGCCTGCGCCAAGACATCGTCTTCACCGCCGAACTCGGCGGCCACCCGATGACCCTGCACAGTACCTGGGGGCTCTTCTCGCCACGCGAGATCGACGAAGGCACCCGGCTACTGCTCGCGCACCTGGAGGTCGAACCGCAGGCCGACTGCCTCGACCTCGGCTGCGGTTATGGGCCGCTCGGCCTAGCACTGGCGGCGCGCGCCCCGCAGGGCCACACCCTGATGGTCGACAAGGACTTCGTCGCCGTCGACTACGCCAACGGCAACGCGGCACGCAACGGGCTGGCCAACGCCCAGGCCCGTCTCAGCAACGGCTTCGACCAGATCGACCCCGAGGAGCGCTTCGACCTGATCGCGAGCAACGTCCCCGCCAAAGTCGGCAAGGAGCTGCTCGCGCTGCTGCTGCACGACGCCCGCGCCCGACTGCGCCCTGGGGGGCGCCTCTACCTGGTCACGATCAACGGGCTGCGCCAGTACATCAAGCGCAACCTCATCGAGGTCTTCGGCAATTATGACAAGCTCAAGCAGGGGGCCCACTACACGGTCGCACTGGCCCGCCGAGAATGA
- a CDS encoding methyltransferase domain-containing protein — protein sequence MQPADATMRRWRETLGYVNWLLNPRHGRDVTQVYDLLSDRSPTERALYLNLGYWRSAETLDEACDALASLVAETAGMAPGDEVLDVGFGFADQDMLWARTFRPRRIIGLNVTASQVERARRRVAEAGFGEQIDLRLGSATRMPLEAASVDKVVALECAFHFDTRERFFTEAFRVLRPGGRLVVADILPMPPAARRSERLAQRWGWRQAARKFLIPDANAYTREVYGEKLAAAGFVEPRMESIRDDVYLPLHRYLARDRAAVARLHPLLRVPVRIALRLDPGLVFSGLDYVLASAEKPRPAA from the coding sequence ATGCAGCCTGCCGATGCTACCATGCGCCGTTGGCGCGAGACCCTCGGTTATGTCAATTGGCTACTCAACCCCCGCCATGGCCGTGACGTCACCCAGGTCTACGACCTCTTGTCGGACCGTTCGCCCACCGAGCGGGCGCTCTACCTGAACCTCGGCTATTGGCGCTCGGCCGAGACCCTCGACGAGGCCTGCGATGCGCTGGCCTCGCTGGTCGCCGAGACCGCCGGGATGGCACCGGGCGACGAGGTCCTCGACGTCGGCTTCGGCTTCGCCGACCAGGATATGCTCTGGGCCCGCACCTTTCGGCCGCGACGGATCATCGGCCTGAACGTCACGGCCTCCCAGGTCGAGCGTGCCCGGCGGCGGGTCGCCGAGGCCGGCTTTGGCGAGCAAATCGACCTGCGGCTCGGGTCGGCGACCCGAATGCCGCTCGAAGCGGCCAGCGTCGACAAGGTAGTGGCACTGGAATGCGCCTTCCACTTCGATACCCGCGAGCGCTTCTTCACCGAGGCCTTTCGGGTGCTGCGCCCGGGTGGGCGGCTGGTGGTCGCCGACATCCTCCCGATGCCGCCGGCGGCGCGGCGCTCCGAACGCCTGGCGCAGCGTTGGGGCTGGCGCCAGGCGGCCCGCAAGTTCTTGATCCCGGATGCCAATGCCTATACGCGTGAGGTCTACGGCGAGAAGCTCGCGGCGGCCGGCTTCGTCGAGCCCCGGATGGAGTCGATCCGCGATGATGTCTACCTGCCGCTGCACAGGTATCTGGCCCGCGACCGCGCGGCCGTCGCGCGGCTGCACCCGCTGCTGAGGGTTCCGGTCCGTATCGCGTTGCGCCTGGACCCTGGGCTCGTCTTCAGCGGCCTGGACTATGTCCTCGCCTCGGCGGAGAAGCCCCGTCCGGCGGCCTGA
- a CDS encoding DUF2339 domain-containing protein: protein MPWWLLGFALLVLILAGADAATLALWAILALFAWRLAHLEAMLADLRQRLGDGPAPPPAVPRPAAPPPLELDEDLVASLASTAGAPRAVAPDWLGRGLGAARRFFTEGNAPVKVGLLVLLAGIGALLDYAADQDWLRFPPAWRLLALAGVALAGLGLGWHQRRQRPIFALALQGGAIGALYLILFAALRLYQLVGPGPAFAGFVALAVLGLGLAVRQSAQPVAAFAVLGGLAAPLLASTGSGSHVVLFGFYAVLNAVVFAAAWWRAWRVLNLIGFIATFIVGLAWGHSYYAPAYFATVEPFLVLFFLFYVAVGLLYARHRPTPRGWWVDATLVFGTPLLAFGLQVALLAGADRPLALSAAAVALLHAALAGWLWRRPGATTLATSYALLAAGFAAVAVPLAYGASWTHGVWALEGLAVLWLGRAQARPALPLAGATLMLAAGVAWVGHWLLAGAGEAGARLSGAVAIVVAAWAGTYLLDRDGARRWLAPLLFASGWVLFVLAGLDQIHVHLGGVARLHALALLAALAAALAAAAGLGLRWPRAQAAAAGALVAGAGVAPLAVLAGGLPLATFGSWVWLGYAAALVILCRVLPLSLTPQATGWFALALVASAELFARVPGGLDAGLAVASAGLPWLALAGVAWRAPSLLACRSGAAPAAGERPLALAFGGGLAAWLVGSAASAGWVAAMPFVPLVNPLEAVQLVSLWLLWQVAVGAPVGVRGALERLVLALGLLVVTAATLRGVHQLADVPWSWGLWHERLAQAALAIVWTALGIGAMLIGAHRMQRPVWVGGAALAGVVIVKLLLVDRHYLGDLPGIVAFLGVGGLLVAVGYFAPVPLARRAGPPG from the coding sequence ATGCCTTGGTGGCTGCTTGGTTTCGCCCTGCTCGTATTGATCCTCGCTGGCGCCGATGCGGCGACCTTGGCCCTCTGGGCCATCCTGGCCCTGTTCGCATGGCGTCTCGCGCACCTGGAGGCCATGCTCGCCGACCTGCGGCAACGCCTGGGCGACGGGCCGGCACCTCCGCCGGCGGTGCCCCGGCCGGCCGCCCCGCCGCCATTGGAACTCGACGAAGATCTGGTCGCGTCCCTGGCGTCGACGGCAGGTGCTCCCCGGGCGGTGGCGCCCGATTGGCTCGGGCGTGGGCTTGGTGCGGCGCGACGGTTCTTCACCGAGGGCAACGCGCCGGTCAAGGTCGGGCTTCTCGTGCTGCTCGCCGGGATCGGCGCGCTGCTCGACTACGCGGCCGACCAGGACTGGCTGCGCTTTCCGCCGGCCTGGCGCCTGCTGGCGCTCGCCGGCGTGGCGCTCGCCGGGCTCGGTCTCGGTTGGCACCAGCGTCGGCAGCGGCCGATCTTCGCGCTGGCCCTTCAGGGCGGCGCGATCGGCGCCCTCTACCTGATCCTGTTCGCGGCGCTGCGGCTCTATCAGTTGGTCGGGCCCGGCCCGGCCTTCGCCGGTTTCGTCGCCCTGGCGGTCCTCGGCCTGGGGCTCGCGGTGCGTCAGTCCGCTCAGCCGGTCGCCGCCTTCGCGGTCCTCGGCGGGCTGGCCGCGCCGCTGCTGGCCTCGACCGGCAGCGGCAGCCATGTCGTCCTTTTCGGCTTCTATGCGGTGCTCAACGCGGTCGTCTTCGCCGCGGCCTGGTGGCGGGCCTGGCGGGTGCTGAACCTGATCGGTTTCATCGCGACCTTCATCGTCGGCCTGGCCTGGGGACACAGCTACTATGCACCGGCCTATTTCGCGACGGTCGAGCCCTTCCTGGTCCTCTTCTTCCTCTTCTACGTCGCCGTTGGTCTCCTCTATGCACGGCACCGCCCGACGCCCCGCGGCTGGTGGGTCGACGCGACGCTCGTCTTCGGTACCCCGTTGCTCGCCTTCGGGTTGCAGGTGGCGCTCCTCGCCGGGGCCGACCGGCCCCTGGCCCTGAGCGCCGCGGCCGTCGCTCTCCTGCATGCGGCGCTGGCCGGCTGGCTCTGGCGCCGCCCCGGGGCGACGACGCTGGCGACTAGCTATGCGCTGCTCGCCGCCGGGTTCGCGGCCGTCGCCGTGCCGCTGGCCTATGGCGCGAGTTGGACCCATGGCGTCTGGGCCCTGGAGGGGCTTGCGGTCCTCTGGCTCGGTCGGGCGCAGGCCCGGCCCGCGCTGCCGCTTGCCGGTGCGACGCTGATGCTGGCGGCCGGAGTGGCCTGGGTCGGGCACTGGCTCTTGGCCGGTGCAGGCGAGGCCGGTGCACGGCTGAGCGGGGCCGTGGCCATCGTCGTCGCGGCCTGGGCCGGCACCTATCTGCTCGATCGCGACGGCGCCCGCAGGTGGCTCGCTCCGCTCCTGTTCGCCTCTGGTTGGGTGCTCTTCGTCCTCGCCGGCCTCGACCAGATCCATGTTCACCTGGGCGGTGTCGCCCGATTACATGCCCTGGCCCTGCTTGCCGCACTCGCCGCGGCGCTCGCCGCCGCTGCGGGCCTCGGGCTGCGTTGGCCGCGCGCCCAGGCAGCCGCCGCCGGGGCGTTGGTCGCCGGGGCGGGGGTGGCGCCGCTCGCGGTCCTGGCCGGGGGGCTGCCGCTCGCCACCTTCGGCTCCTGGGTCTGGCTCGGCTACGCGGCGGCACTGGTGATCCTCTGTCGGGTGCTGCCGTTGTCGTTGACGCCCCAGGCAACCGGCTGGTTTGCCCTGGCGCTGGTCGCCTCGGCCGAACTCTTTGCCCGAGTCCCGGGCGGGCTCGATGCGGGGCTGGCGGTCGCGTCGGCCGGGCTGCCCTGGCTGGCGCTCGCGGGGGTCGCATGGCGGGCGCCGTCGCTCCTCGCCTGCCGCTCCGGTGCGGCACCGGCTGCTGGCGAGCGACCGCTGGCGCTGGCCTTCGGCGGTGGGCTCGCGGCCTGGCTGGTCGGCTCGGCGGCGAGTGCCGGTTGGGTCGCGGCCATGCCCTTCGTGCCGCTCGTGAACCCGCTCGAGGCCGTCCAGCTCGTCTCGCTCTGGCTCCTCTGGCAGGTCGCGGTCGGTGCGCCGGTCGGCGTGCGCGGGGCGCTGGAGCGGTTGGTTTTGGCGCTGGGCCTCCTCGTCGTCACCGCCGCGACGCTGCGCGGCGTCCATCAGCTCGCCGATGTGCCTTGGTCGTGGGGGCTCTGGCATGAGCGGTTGGCACAGGCGGCGCTCGCGATCGTCTGGACCGCGCTCGGCATCGGCGCGATGTTGATCGGTGCCCACCGCATGCAGCGCCCGGTGTGGGTCGGCGGGGCTGCGCTGGCCGGCGTGGTCATCGTCAAGCTGCTCCTCGTCGATCGCCACTACCTTGGCGACCTCCCCGGCATCGTCGCCTTTCTCGGCGTCGGGGGCTTGCTCGTCGCCGTCGGCTATTTCGCCCCCGTGCCGCTGGCGAGGCGCGCCGGCCCTCCCGGGTGA
- a CDS encoding gamma-butyrobetaine hydroxylase-like domain-containing protein, with translation MPTPTELNLHRQTRVLEIAFDDGSHFNLPCELLRVYSPSAEVQGHGPGERVLQVGKEDVNIERIEPVGHYAVCLHFDDEHNTGIYSWDYLYRLGTNQEAMWQEYLAELEKAGHKRRAMDS, from the coding sequence ATGCCGACACCGACCGAGCTCAACCTGCACCGCCAAACACGCGTGCTCGAAATCGCCTTCGACGACGGCAGCCACTTCAATCTGCCCTGCGAACTGCTGCGCGTCTACTCGCCATCGGCCGAGGTCCAGGGGCACGGCCCGGGCGAGCGGGTGCTCCAGGTCGGCAAGGAAGACGTCAACATCGAGCGCATCGAGCCCGTCGGCCACTATGCCGTCTGCCTGCACTTCGACGACGAGCATAACACCGGGATCTATTCCTGGGATTACCTCTATCGCCTGGGCACCAACCAGGAGGCCATGTGGCAGGAATACCTCGCCGAACTCGAGAAGGCCGGCCACAAGCGCCGTGCAATGGATTCCTGA
- the xerC gene encoding tyrosine recombinase XerC translates to MTDGAAPAPLETFLQHLAHERRASPLTVASYRRDLQRIERWCRDQGIVDWPQLDHQAVRRYVAWRHRGGTSGRTLQRELSALRGLFRYLLREGLASHNPAVGVRTPKVAHKLPATLEADQLCALLDHPDDDPLAVRDTAMIELFYSSGLRLAELVSLDLETIDRGDGTLTVTGKGAKTRTVPVGRKACAALERWLAVRPTLAAADEPALFVSRRGRRIHPRTVQQRLARWAQIEGATRGVHPHLLRHSFATHLLESSGDLRAVQELLGHADITTTQVYTHLDFQHLASVYDQAHPRAKKRR, encoded by the coding sequence ATGACTGATGGCGCAGCCCCGGCGCCGCTGGAGACCTTCCTCCAGCACCTGGCCCACGAGCGCCGCGCCTCGCCGCTGACCGTCGCCAGCTACCGTCGCGACCTGCAACGGATCGAGCGCTGGTGCCGCGACCAGGGCATCGTCGACTGGCCGCAGCTCGACCACCAGGCCGTGCGCCGCTACGTCGCCTGGCGCCACCGCGGCGGCACCTCGGGCCGGACCCTGCAACGCGAGCTCTCGGCCCTACGCGGCCTGTTCCGCTACCTGCTGCGCGAGGGCCTGGCCAGCCACAACCCGGCGGTCGGGGTGCGCACGCCCAAGGTCGCCCACAAGCTCCCGGCAACCCTCGAGGCCGACCAGCTCTGCGCCCTCCTCGACCATCCGGACGACGACCCGCTGGCCGTGCGCGACACGGCGATGATCGAGCTCTTCTACTCCTCCGGCCTGCGTCTGGCCGAGCTGGTGTCGCTCGACCTCGAGACCATCGATCGCGGCGACGGGACCCTGACCGTCACCGGCAAGGGCGCCAAGACCCGCACGGTGCCGGTCGGCCGCAAGGCGTGCGCGGCGCTGGAGCGCTGGCTCGCGGTGCGCCCGACCCTCGCCGCCGCCGACGAGCCCGCCCTCTTCGTCAGCCGCCGCGGCCGGCGCATCCACCCGCGCACCGTGCAGCAGCGCCTCGCCCGCTGGGCCCAGATCGAGGGGGCTACCCGTGGCGTGCATCCCCATCTGCTGCGCCACTCGTTCGCGACCCACCTGCTGGAGTCATCCGGCGACCTGCGCGCCGTCCAGGAACTCCTGGGCCATGCCGACATCACCACGACCCAGGTCTATACCCACCTCGACTTCCAGCACCTGGCCAGCGTCTACGACCAGGCCCACCCCAGGGCGAAGAAACGGCGCTGA
- the hslV gene encoding ATP-dependent protease subunit HslV, whose amino-acid sequence MEIFHGTTILSVRRAGRVVVGGDGQVSLGQTVMKGNARKVRRLYKDRVLAGFAGATADAFTLFERFEGKLEKHQGHLARAAVELAKDWRTDRMLRRLEALLCIADASTSLIISGTGDVVEPEHDLMAIGSGGAFAQAAARALLESTELGAREIVERSLNIAADICVYTNHNLVLEELVAEPR is encoded by the coding sequence ATGGAAATATTCCACGGCACCACCATCCTCTCGGTACGCCGCGCCGGACGCGTCGTCGTCGGCGGCGACGGTCAGGTCTCGCTCGGCCAGACGGTCATGAAGGGCAACGCCCGCAAGGTGCGCCGCCTCTACAAGGATCGAGTGTTGGCCGGCTTCGCCGGCGCCACCGCCGATGCCTTCACGCTCTTCGAGCGCTTCGAGGGCAAGCTCGAGAAGCATCAGGGCCACCTGGCCCGCGCGGCCGTCGAGCTGGCCAAGGACTGGCGGACCGATCGAATGCTGCGCCGCCTCGAGGCCCTGCTCTGCATCGCCGATGCGAGCACCTCGCTGATCATCTCGGGCACCGGCGACGTCGTCGAGCCCGAACATGACCTGATGGCCATCGGCTCGGGCGGCGCCTTCGCCCAGGCCGCGGCCCGAGCCCTGTTAGAGAGCACCGAACTCGGCGCACGCGAGATCGTCGAGCGCTCGCTCAACATCGCCGCCGATATCTGCGTCTACACCAACCACAATCTGGTGCTGGAAGAACTCGTGGCGGAGCCTCGATGA
- a CDS encoding tetratricopeptide repeat protein: protein MPKLRPWQWIVVVVFLFFYGFAVFALTRDYYLRHPEPPAAEAAGSAGSRTWLQEQMQGPAPDLDAALREADPGRLGQLADDLFSQGNYGEALPLYRRLLELTPDDIEVYNDLGLALHYSGQSGEAQEVLEEGVARDADYQRIWLTLGFVRVVSGDAAGAREALERARSLDPDTPVGKEAERLLGKLGTE from the coding sequence ATGCCGAAACTTAGACCCTGGCAATGGATCGTCGTTGTCGTCTTTCTGTTCTTCTACGGCTTCGCGGTCTTTGCGCTGACCCGCGACTACTACCTGCGCCATCCCGAGCCGCCGGCAGCCGAGGCGGCCGGCTCCGCCGGTAGCCGGACCTGGCTCCAGGAGCAGATGCAGGGGCCGGCGCCGGATCTGGACGCCGCCCTGCGCGAGGCCGATCCCGGGCGTCTCGGCCAGCTCGCCGACGACCTCTTCAGCCAGGGCAACTATGGCGAGGCCCTGCCCCTCTACCGCCGTCTCCTGGAACTCACCCCGGATGACATTGAGGTCTACAACGATTTGGGCCTCGCGCTGCACTACTCGGGGCAAAGCGGGGAGGCCCAGGAGGTCCTTGAAGAGGGGGTGGCGCGCGATGCCGACTACCAGCGTATCTGGCTGACCCTCGGTTTCGTTCGGGTCGTGAGCGGCGACGCCGCCGGGGCGCGCGAGGCCCTCGAGCGGGCGCGCTCGCTGGATCCAGACACGCCAGTCGGCAAGGAAGCGGAGCGCCTGCTGGGTAAGCTCGGCACGGAATGA
- the dapF gene encoding diaminopimelate epimerase has translation MTRFTKMHGLGNDFVVLDSVRQSLELAPAQIRALADRHFGIGCDQVLVVEPPRRPGADFFYRIFNADGSESGQCGNGARCFARFVRDQGLTDKERLTVDTRDGTLELAFLPDGQVRVDMGAPRLEPREIPFIAAARAGVYVLPLATETLAIGAVSLGNPHAVTLVEDVDSAPVAELGPQVARHPDFPEGVNVGFLQVLAADLVRLRVFERGVGETLACGSGACAAVVCARLWGLLDERVQVELPGGTLTIEWAGGTAPVWMTGPAVRVFEGEIAL, from the coding sequence ATGACGCGTTTCACCAAGATGCACGGCCTGGGCAACGACTTCGTCGTGCTCGACAGTGTGCGGCAATCGCTCGAGCTCGCCCCCGCGCAGATCCGCGCCCTCGCCGACCGCCACTTCGGCATCGGCTGCGACCAGGTCCTGGTCGTCGAGCCGCCGCGCCGCCCTGGAGCGGACTTCTTCTACCGTATCTTCAACGCCGATGGCAGCGAGTCGGGCCAGTGTGGCAATGGCGCCCGCTGCTTCGCCCGCTTCGTCCGCGATCAGGGCCTGACCGATAAGGAGCGATTGACCGTCGATACCCGCGACGGGACGCTGGAGCTCGCCTTCCTGCCCGACGGGCAGGTCCGGGTCGACATGGGCGCGCCGCGGCTCGAGCCGCGCGAGATCCCGTTCATCGCCGCGGCACGGGCTGGTGTCTACGTACTGCCACTCGCCACCGAGACGCTCGCGATCGGTGCCGTCTCGCTCGGCAATCCGCATGCGGTGACCCTGGTCGAGGACGTCGATAGCGCCCCGGTGGCCGAACTCGGCCCGCAGGTCGCCCGCCATCCCGACTTCCCCGAAGGCGTCAACGTCGGCTTCCTCCAGGTCCTCGCCGCCGACCTGGTCCGCCTGCGCGTCTTCGAGCGCGGCGTCGGCGAAACCCTCGCCTGCGGCAGCGGCGCCTGCGCGGCGGTCGTCTGCGCCCGTCTCTGGGGACTGCTCGATGAGCGCGTGCAGGTCGAACTGCCGGGCGGAACCCTGACGATCGAATGGGCCGGCGGCACGGCGCCCGTCTGGATGACCGGCCCCGCGGTGCGGGTCTTCGAAGGGGAGATCGCGCTGTGA